The DNA sequence gtggcggctctgttgttttcgttttcccgccggtttttcgcgtaatgcgtcagctggcgactctgctggggataatttagaagttgacctcttgctagtccatcttccctaagcgagtctctcctagcgttctctaggatagtttaggttgcttgtgctgctctatttatcgcatttatgattattatactgtgattatttgcataaatgtttgcatgcatcatactatcattgtgctgtcttttgtataggtggttcctctgatttggggtgggtgttctgagtggggctaaacccaggcccgagtatacacctaggattagtgtggtctcatgtttcctcacttgctttatcagcatgttgttgcgacgtgacataccataagccggacgaggttcatttgagagagtccttccgtttggagttattccactcaggttgggttatctcatctgagctattgacttcggtgaccgttctttcccggatctttggtttagacgatcttaagagagctgcaacggcacacccgaaagggaaaacccgttgagtatctttgcctgattgtcgagaccattgtccgccttaggatgaccttgttagaattcacccGTGAGGGGAGTGTTTGATTCTTACAAGTACAGGTTTCCCAGTGATCGGTGTTGTGACCTTAAGCCgatttatggatctttatttctggacgccggagaGTTTGTTACCAATAATAAAGCTCTGTAACAAATTGCTTCTTCCAAGGCACGCCCCGTTCGTTCTGCTCGCAATAATCCAATTAGTTCGCCAGGTAAAAATATATTAGACATTCCATCTTCTGAAACCAAGACTTTGGATGTTATTTGACGCACAATAATCTCGATATGTCTATTATGGATGTGTACTCCCTGGGATCGATAAACCTTTGGATTTTATTAACCAAAGAAATACGACTTTGCGCGATAGTTAGCTCAGCACCAATCAAGAATCCCCAAGGAATGCCGATAATTTTTGTTATACACTCGTTCCAAGCATCAATTCTTTTTTCTAGATTCATGGATATTGAATCAATCGAACGTATTTCTAATATCTGTTCCACTTTTGGAAGACCTTGTGTTATATCACCGGATCTCGATTTTTCATATATGAATGTAACTAAAATATCTCCTTGAGAAAGGATCTCCCCATAATGGCCGTGAATGGTTGCTCCTGGAGTTGCCAAATAAGGATTAGCCGATCTTATTATTACAGAATCCATTTGAACTATTATAACTTGACCCGATTTTAGTTTTAGGTGTGGTCTATTTTTCATTTGAGCTATACATATATTTTCACAAATAAATTGTCCAAGACTTATTCTTGTAAACGttttttcacaataaaaatgaTGGAGAAAAAACCAATTCAAATGGAATGGATTCAAAATGATATTACTGTATAGATCGGGTTTACAAATTTTATCATTTTCGTCcattaaataatatttaattacTTGAAAAATTTCCGTTAATTTGTCAAGTTGCAAATTTTTAATTATTGAGATCTGATTATGAGTTATTAAATGATAAAGTGAATAAAAATTCGCAACTtgaagggctattcctaaaggGCCATTATTATTAATTGAAATTATAGGATCTTTTTTTATCCCATTGTGAGATTTTTCATTGTTGAATGGTCTCATTTGAAAACAATTAGATGATGACAAAATTATCCA is a window from the Lathyrus oleraceus cultivar Zhongwan6 unplaced genomic scaffold, CAAS_Psat_ZW6_1.0 chrUn1222, whole genome shotgun sequence genome containing:
- the LOC127115138 gene encoding DNA-directed RNA polymerase subunit beta''-like (The sequence of the model RefSeq protein was modified relative to this genomic sequence to represent the inferred CDS: added 50 bases not found in genome assembly), whose product is MDKISRHSAILIPPGTVKKCNKSKKIKNWIYVQWIATTKKKYFVLVRPVILYEIPDSNNFVKLFPQDLFQEKDNLELKVVNYILYGNGKSIRGISDTRIQLVRTCLVFNWDDGKNSSSIEEAPASFIEVRTNGLIEYFLRIDLVKSNTSYIRKRNEPSGFGLIGDNKSDRINPFFSIHSKGKIQQSLSQNHGTIRMLLNRNKECRSWIILSSSNCFQMRPFNNEKSHNGIKKDPIISINNNGPLGIALQVANFYSLYHLITHNQISIIKNLQLDKLTEIFQVIKYYLMDENDKICKPDLYSNIILNPFHLNWFFLHHFYCEKTFTRISLGQFICENICIAQMKNRPHLKLKSGQVIIVQMDSVIIRSANPYLATPGATIHGHYGEILSQGDILVTFIYEKSRSGDITQGLPKVEQILEIRSIDSISMNLEKRIDAWNECITKIIGIPWGFLIGAELTIAQSRISLVNKIQRFIDPREYTSIIDISRLLCVK